One window of Mesorhizobium sp. WSM4904 genomic DNA carries:
- a CDS encoding CbtA family protein has protein sequence MNLFRNVVFIAAIAGLVAGIALACMQAYATVPLILKAEVYEKAGSGHHHDHAAASTSNNAMSSAAPADNAMSSVTPVPAEAAAPAEDEGWAPADGFERFAFNVVANIVTGIGFALILVAISEFAGGIGNWRQGVFWGLAGFAVFTLAPGLGLPPELPAMPAADLLPRQIWWISTVAATAAGLGLIAFRKSLPLAILGVALIVAPHIVGAPQPESFETAIPEGLHHQFVVAVTLTDLVFWLVLGAVVGVVRGRFTGTATSLRGSFA, from the coding sequence ATGAATCTGTTTCGCAACGTCGTGTTCATCGCGGCGATCGCGGGGCTAGTGGCGGGCATAGCGCTCGCCTGCATGCAGGCCTATGCGACCGTGCCGCTGATCCTGAAGGCGGAAGTCTATGAAAAGGCCGGCAGCGGTCATCACCACGATCACGCCGCCGCCAGCACAAGCAACAACGCAATGAGTTCGGCCGCTCCGGCGGACAACGCGATGAGCAGCGTGACTCCGGTGCCGGCGGAAGCGGCTGCTCCGGCCGAGGACGAGGGCTGGGCGCCGGCCGACGGCTTCGAGCGCTTCGCCTTCAACGTGGTCGCCAACATCGTCACCGGCATCGGCTTCGCGCTGATCCTGGTCGCGATCTCCGAATTCGCCGGCGGCATCGGCAACTGGCGCCAGGGCGTGTTCTGGGGCCTTGCCGGTTTCGCGGTTTTCACCCTGGCGCCTGGCCTCGGCCTGCCGCCCGAACTGCCGGCGATGCCCGCGGCCGACCTTTTGCCGCGCCAGATCTGGTGGATTTCGACAGTGGCCGCGACGGCCGCCGGGCTCGGTTTGATCGCTTTCCGAAAGTCGTTGCCGCTTGCGATCCTCGGTGTTGCGCTGATCGTGGCGCCGCACATTGTCGGTGCGCCGCAGCCGGAAAGTTTCGAAACGGCAATTCCGGAAGGTCTACATCACCAGTTCGTCGTTGCGGTGACGCTCACCGATCTGGTTTTCTGGCTGGTGCTGGGCGCAGTTGTCGGCGTGGTGCGCGGCCGCTTCACCGGCACGGCGACCAGCCTGCGCGGCAGCTTTGCCTGA
- the cobU gene encoding bifunctional adenosylcobinamide kinase/adenosylcobinamide-phosphate guanylyltransferase: MPDRAKGRLTFIVGGARSGKSAHAETLATANPSPWTYIATAQAYDDEMRERIALHRARRGEGWVTVDAPLDLTDAIEALPDHQPVLVDCLTLWLTNHMLADHDIEAECRRLTDALSRPRGPWFVVSNEVGLGIVPDNALARRFRDAAGRLNQQVAAVADSVLMMVAGLPLKVK, encoded by the coding sequence TTGCCTGATCGCGCCAAGGGTCGTCTGACCTTCATCGTCGGCGGGGCGCGCTCGGGAAAGAGCGCGCATGCCGAAACCTTGGCGACGGCGAACCCATCGCCCTGGACCTACATTGCAACCGCACAAGCCTATGACGACGAGATGCGCGAGCGCATCGCGCTGCATCGCGCGCGCCGCGGCGAAGGCTGGGTCACCGTCGATGCGCCGCTCGATCTCACCGACGCGATCGAGGCCTTGCCCGATCACCAGCCGGTGCTCGTCGACTGCCTGACATTGTGGCTGACCAATCATATGCTGGCCGACCATGACATCGAGGCCGAGTGCCGGCGGCTGACCGATGCGCTGTCGCGGCCGCGCGGACCCTGGTTCGTGGTGTCGAACGAAGTCGGGCTCGGCATCGTGCCGGACAACGCGCTGGCGCGCCGGTTCCGCGACGCCGCCGGCCGGCTCAACCAGCAGGTCGCGGCGGTCGCCGATAGCGTGTTGATGATGGTGGCGGGGCTGCCGCTCAAGGTGAAATAA
- a CDS encoding CbtB domain-containing protein, with translation MNTASVSLGASVSSQSRIMQLALAALLGIFVVGFVGFSHIDAVHNAAHDYRHSMAFPCH, from the coding sequence ATGAATACCGCTTCCGTCTCCCTCGGCGCCTCCGTCTCCTCGCAGTCGCGCATCATGCAGCTGGCCTTGGCCGCGCTGCTCGGCATTTTCGTCGTCGGTTTCGTCGGCTTCTCGCATATCGATGCGGTCCACAACGCCGCCCACGACTATCGCCATTCGATGGCTTTTCCCTGCCACTGA
- a CDS encoding aromatic ring-hydroxylating dioxygenase subunit alpha, producing the protein MQPNPSGRDRYYGLTSLEPTLPATAYREPDAYQRDLEAIWYRSWLMVCREADLAEPLAFRTSRIGSQEVVVLRDETGSLRAFHNTCRHRGSQLCQESAGRLKARLLTCPYHAWSYSLRGDLVRVPSKSLPEGFDKADFPLYRVALSVWRGFVFVNLAEDAGGSSEASFDPASGDLANWPLETLVTGHRLSKVMNCNWKIFWENFNECLHCPGVHKDLSRLVPIYGRGLMARHDDPEWARHADNDAPEFSGGLRAGAETWSQDGRVHGPVFAGLTPAERVAGQTYATSLPSMFIVGHVDYVRTVRLAPLGPEQTELTAEWLFAPEALAQTDIDNIVAFGTQVLEEDAAICEVNQKGLRSIRHEAGVLMPEEYDLRRFHEWVRGRHAAFQSPVKTTSADSAR; encoded by the coding sequence ATGCAGCCGAATCCGAGCGGACGCGATCGCTACTATGGTCTTACCAGCCTCGAGCCGACATTGCCCGCCACGGCGTATCGGGAACCCGATGCCTACCAGCGCGATCTCGAAGCGATCTGGTACCGGAGCTGGCTGATGGTCTGCCGCGAGGCCGATCTCGCGGAACCTCTCGCCTTTCGAACGTCCCGCATCGGCTCGCAGGAAGTCGTCGTGCTGCGCGACGAAACCGGAAGCCTGCGAGCCTTCCACAACACCTGCCGGCATCGCGGCTCGCAGCTTTGCCAGGAAAGCGCTGGGCGGCTGAAGGCCAGGCTTCTCACCTGCCCCTACCACGCCTGGTCCTACTCGCTGCGCGGCGACCTGGTGCGGGTGCCGTCGAAATCGCTGCCCGAAGGCTTCGACAAGGCCGATTTCCCGCTCTACCGGGTGGCGCTGTCGGTCTGGCGCGGCTTCGTCTTCGTCAACCTTGCCGAGGATGCCGGCGGCTCGTCGGAAGCCTCCTTCGATCCTGCTTCCGGCGACCTTGCGAACTGGCCGCTGGAGACGCTCGTCACCGGCCACCGGCTCAGCAAGGTGATGAACTGCAACTGGAAGATTTTCTGGGAGAACTTCAACGAGTGCCTGCACTGCCCGGGCGTGCACAAGGACCTGTCGCGGCTGGTGCCGATCTACGGCCGCGGCCTGATGGCGAGGCACGACGATCCGGAATGGGCGCGCCACGCCGACAACGACGCGCCGGAGTTTTCCGGCGGTCTGCGCGCCGGCGCCGAAACCTGGTCGCAAGACGGGCGTGTCCATGGACCGGTCTTTGCCGGCCTGACGCCGGCCGAGCGCGTCGCCGGCCAGACCTACGCCACATCGCTGCCCTCGATGTTCATCGTTGGCCATGTCGACTACGTCCGCACGGTGCGGCTCGCGCCGCTCGGACCCGAGCAGACCGAGCTCACCGCCGAATGGCTTTTCGCGCCGGAAGCGCTCGCACAAACCGATATCGACAACATCGTCGCCTTCGGCACCCAGGTGCTGGAGGAGGACGCCGCGATCTGCGAGGTCAACCAGAAGGGCCTGCGCTCTATCCGTCACGAAGCCGGCGTGCTGATGCCCGAAGAATATGATTTGCGCCGCTTCCACGAGTGGGTGCGCGGGCGCCACGCGGCATTTCAGTCCCCAGTCAAAACGACTTCGGCAGATAGCGCCAGGTGA
- a CDS encoding gamma-glutamylcyclotransferase, translating to MPTRTMSLTEELVARCFRVVEDSGPDPHAAHLDNADYETMLDALEAELPADEPLWLFGYGSLIWKPEIDHVEERVAVARGWHRSFCMNMTRWRGTKEQPGLMMALDRGGQCKGVAFRLNGNDRRQALDKLFRREMTLKPTSYHPRLLNLTGNAGRFQALAFVINRKGTTYAGPIEEKVVVERLATSCGHWGSGADYLYNTVKNLEQRGIHDRHLWRLQQLVAERIAAS from the coding sequence ATGCCTACAAGAACGATGTCGCTCACCGAGGAGCTGGTCGCTCGCTGTTTTCGAGTCGTCGAAGACAGCGGCCCCGATCCGCATGCCGCGCACCTTGATAACGCCGACTATGAGACGATGCTGGACGCCCTGGAGGCTGAACTCCCCGCTGACGAGCCACTCTGGCTGTTCGGCTATGGCTCGCTGATCTGGAAGCCCGAGATCGATCATGTCGAGGAGCGGGTTGCCGTGGCGCGCGGCTGGCACCGTTCCTTCTGCATGAACATGACGCGCTGGCGCGGTACCAAGGAGCAGCCGGGTCTGATGATGGCCCTGGATCGCGGCGGGCAGTGCAAAGGTGTCGCTTTCCGACTGAACGGCAACGACCGCCGGCAGGCATTGGACAAGCTTTTCCGGCGCGAGATGACGCTGAAGCCGACAAGCTATCATCCTCGGCTCCTCAACCTGACGGGCAACGCCGGACGCTTCCAGGCGCTGGCCTTTGTCATCAACCGCAAAGGCACGACCTATGCCGGTCCGATCGAGGAGAAGGTGGTGGTCGAGCGGCTGGCGACATCCTGCGGCCATTGGGGCTCGGGCGCGGACTATCTCTACAATACGGTGAAGAACCTCGAGCAGCGCGGCATTCACGACCGCCATTTGTGGCGATTGCAGCAGCTGGTTGCCGAGCGGATCGCCGCTTCTTAG